A genomic stretch from Edaphobacter aggregans includes:
- a CDS encoding VWA domain-containing protein, with product MKMFCRSSLRINTNVSAILLLALLTGGVLSAQETPQQAIPTGTTQNDHPAYTLHTSTNLVILDVVVSSPNGHPVHDLQAKDFVVSEDGRPQQVRNFQQHAMPVTGHDDSMAPPKLAPGLFTNFTTSHGDGPANVLLLDMLNTPLRDQTYARQQIQDYLNHAPDGTQVAIFGLSNRLAILQGFTSDTRLLKAALSRKNATKGSSLLNDPLGGGTGGGPGESSVSDALADMGTTPDILEAVANAQQFEAESETYQFQQRAQITLDALNELARYLANIPGRKNLIWFSGSLPINILPNGNTNNGFASMGNWEAEFRETTDLLVRSQVSLYPIDSRGLTNSSVYSAAGSGRKYARDPTIAGKDEAKFDAQRAGENDTMLQTAHDTGGRAFINTNGLSAAVAEAIEHGSSYYTLTYLPANKNWDGLYRKIEVAVPGKNYTLSYRRGYYADDPSTPASLSSHGVAAMPEDAAAKSLITRTMVRGSPVPTQIIFTVRVRPETGTAESEALAGNELAAANPEARPPFTHYAVDFALNARDISFSQSNGLLHGAFEFVIFVYDANGALVNRVGSTLHADLKPAVYMDFLHHPLSYNQDISVPRKGDYFLRVAVHDLNSDRVGAVEVPVDSVKNLPPLSADTSPPSGR from the coding sequence ATGAAAATGTTCTGCCGATCATCGCTCCGTATTAATACAAACGTCTCCGCCATCTTACTGCTCGCGCTGCTGACGGGAGGTGTCCTTAGCGCCCAGGAGACACCTCAACAAGCGATCCCTACAGGAACGACGCAGAATGATCACCCCGCATATACGCTGCATACGAGCACGAATCTTGTCATTCTTGATGTCGTTGTGTCGAGCCCCAACGGTCATCCCGTGCACGATCTCCAGGCGAAGGACTTTGTAGTAAGCGAGGATGGAAGGCCTCAGCAGGTTCGTAACTTTCAGCAGCACGCTATGCCGGTTACAGGCCACGATGATTCGATGGCTCCGCCAAAACTGGCACCGGGGCTGTTCACCAACTTCACAACCTCCCATGGAGACGGGCCGGCGAATGTTCTTTTGTTGGATATGTTGAACACGCCGCTGCGCGATCAAACCTATGCGCGGCAACAGATTCAGGACTATCTGAACCATGCTCCAGATGGAACGCAGGTCGCGATCTTTGGACTCTCCAACCGTCTTGCCATCCTGCAGGGTTTTACTTCTGATACGAGACTTTTGAAGGCCGCGCTGTCTCGCAAGAACGCCACGAAAGGCTCGTCTTTGCTCAACGACCCGTTAGGCGGAGGAACGGGCGGGGGGCCAGGCGAAAGCAGTGTATCCGATGCGCTCGCTGACATGGGGACAACTCCCGATATCCTTGAGGCTGTTGCAAACGCCCAGCAGTTCGAAGCTGAGTCCGAGACGTACCAATTTCAGCAGCGCGCGCAGATCACCCTCGATGCCCTGAACGAATTAGCCCGTTACCTGGCGAATATTCCGGGGCGCAAAAACCTGATCTGGTTTTCTGGGTCGCTGCCGATTAATATTCTGCCCAACGGCAACACGAACAATGGCTTTGCCAGTATGGGCAACTGGGAGGCGGAGTTTCGGGAGACGACTGACCTGCTCGTTCGCAGTCAGGTTTCTCTCTATCCCATCGATTCGCGCGGGTTGACGAACTCCAGCGTTTATAGTGCGGCAGGTTCAGGCCGAAAATACGCGCGGGACCCGACGATTGCCGGCAAGGACGAAGCGAAGTTTGACGCGCAAAGGGCAGGGGAAAATGACACCATGCTACAGACCGCGCACGACACAGGAGGCCGTGCGTTTATCAATACCAACGGTCTCAGCGCCGCAGTCGCGGAAGCCATCGAACACGGCTCTAGTTATTACACCCTGACCTACCTGCCCGCGAACAAAAATTGGGACGGACTCTATCGCAAGATCGAGGTCGCGGTGCCGGGAAAGAACTATACCCTCTCCTACCGCCGAGGTTACTATGCAGACGACCCCAGTACTCCTGCCTCACTCTCAAGTCATGGGGTTGCTGCGATGCCTGAAGATGCCGCAGCCAAGAGTCTGATTACCCGGACGATGGTGCGTGGCTCACCGGTGCCTACGCAGATCATCTTCACTGTGCGAGTACGGCCCGAGACTGGGACAGCGGAAAGTGAGGCATTGGCCGGGAACGAACTCGCCGCTGCAAATCCGGAGGCGCGACCGCCCTTCACTCACTATGCCGTCGACTTCGCTCTTAATGCGCGAGACATCTCCTTTTCGCAATCCAACGGACTTTTGCATGGAGCCTTCGAGTTCGTCATCTTTGTCTACGACGCAAATGGAGCGCTGGTGAACCGTGTTGGTTCTACTCTCCATGCTGATTTGAAACCGGCGGTTTATATGGACTTCCTGCATCACCCTCTCTCGTATAACCAGGACATCAGCGTACCGCGCAAGGGTGACTATTTTCTGCGTGTCGCCGTACATGACCTGAATAGCGACCGGGTCGGCGCCGTTGAAGTTCCCGTAGATTCAGTCAAAAATCTTCCACCACTTTCTGCGGATACCTCTCCGCCTTCTGGCAGGTGA
- a CDS encoding Ig-like domain repeat protein yields MEPSGITPSHPVPHEERTSFAALGVFAFIAAMLVLCGSVSARAQTIPGAVVYQAKMLVNINGNAGHLAANNLGDAFYVSQTDNVAYWLPRGTTTPVSLVTGLSGGRSVTVDAFNNVYVSSNYSGRVIEVPYVNGTYATGTANSSGLPNCTGAPTGPCLAFGNGGGPTGGYLQTGDIGFDRPTTGAPNAYVIDERDNVCNQGSAATTCNRILKFTPAGSGAYTATVVVTGLPQTNNGQIAVGPNGDIYYADGSKVYYIAAGTTSAVTIGTGLTNPTGVTTDYYGNLYITNASTPNAILEMPAVNGVAQPNQQFTFLSTYSANGIAFDGLGDVYYTGYSGQTNLNVAKINAFSLGSAAIGTPVSASVTTLTVQFNTSVNVAAITPSGAAGFSYVAGTCTPGAYTAGNTCNFNVNYTPTAAGLQKGAVNFTTATGSNIVVASLSGTGMGVVQTSDPGTISTIGSGLLNPQGIAVDSAQNVYIADAAANAVFMYPAGSSTGTSIGSGLVGPTSVALDNSGNLYIADSGNGRVVQVPNIAGTLTTSAQTVIMSGLGTALGIATDQNSNLYIADSTNNEVLQLGAVAGIPSSSATRQMGLSSTTYKSIFTAPIAVTTDGGGNLFVADTLANTVTEITYYGQQTLNIGTGYSHPSGLATDASGSLYVADSGNGLLLKIPFESPIFNTNDEYVVGGAIIAPYGVALDRLANLYVVDSANAGAYAINRAQGTLPLGRGNINATTSQLKGYIGNAGNQPLILGNPGYVATGDTTVFTITSPPTTGCVNSATITSGFACSLSASFSPTVVGNYSELLSFTSNASNTATPSLTLTGTGLNQSVTTIALAQTSPSGTAPFGQAVTITATISSTKAGTPTGAVAFSIDGGQAKNVQLSGNTAHITLTNLTGGSHVISASYSGDLLFAPSNTVLTVVVAQASSTTVMTTTGGNHNPDSARPGTALTLIGTITPGASTVPTGQVTFTLNGKALAAPATVAPVTTVTAGVTTTTYQASISISTLPAGLDSIVATYSGDVNYVSSTGTLGVTITPMTFSLTPAVATVTVSAGQTITTPLQVASLSGFQGFVGLSCTGLPANVTCGFSPNNFVLQPDNLITAEQDKNGVTVVPATYGPMNITLSVITGTTPVVPQPPVGALKLPLFGKKVPVSLAFLMLSPIALAVRRHRALKHLRGSLSLCLALLALFGSITMFTGCGSNLVGVTPQGTYTVTIRAVSSATATYKGSFAPGCSNSPAGSVDSSGAPTVTCEQDTQLSLSVKQ; encoded by the coding sequence ATGGAACCATCCGGCATCACACCAAGCCATCCTGTGCCCCACGAAGAAAGAACGTCTTTTGCCGCTCTTGGAGTATTCGCTTTTATTGCGGCAATGCTTGTGCTGTGCGGCTCGGTTTCAGCCAGGGCGCAGACCATTCCGGGTGCTGTGGTTTACCAGGCAAAGATGCTGGTCAACATCAATGGCAACGCTGGTCACCTTGCGGCGAACAATCTTGGCGATGCGTTCTATGTGAGCCAGACTGACAACGTAGCTTACTGGTTGCCTCGTGGAACCACGACTCCTGTTTCGTTGGTTACGGGTCTCAGCGGCGGCCGGTCTGTGACTGTCGATGCATTCAATAATGTGTACGTCTCCAGCAATTACAGCGGACGCGTTATCGAGGTGCCCTATGTGAACGGCACCTACGCCACAGGCACGGCGAACAGCAGCGGTTTGCCCAACTGTACCGGAGCTCCTACGGGACCGTGTTTGGCCTTTGGCAACGGTGGGGGGCCAACCGGAGGTTATCTGCAGACGGGCGATATCGGCTTCGATCGGCCGACAACGGGTGCGCCAAACGCATATGTAATTGATGAGCGCGACAACGTCTGTAACCAGGGCAGTGCCGCAACGACCTGCAACAGGATCCTGAAGTTCACTCCGGCGGGCAGCGGTGCGTATACCGCCACCGTTGTCGTTACGGGACTGCCTCAAACGAACAATGGGCAGATAGCGGTGGGTCCGAATGGCGACATCTATTACGCGGACGGAAGCAAAGTCTATTACATAGCTGCTGGCACTACCTCAGCAGTCACCATCGGCACAGGGTTAACCAATCCTACTGGCGTAACGACCGACTACTACGGCAACCTCTATATCACCAACGCCTCGACGCCGAATGCCATTCTCGAAATGCCTGCAGTGAACGGTGTAGCACAGCCGAATCAGCAATTCACTTTTCTGAGCACCTATTCGGCTAACGGCATCGCATTCGATGGCCTCGGTGACGTTTACTATACGGGCTATTCGGGCCAGACCAATCTGAACGTAGCCAAGATCAATGCGTTTAGTCTCGGATCGGCTGCGATCGGCACACCAGTTTCTGCGTCAGTTACGACGCTCACGGTGCAATTCAACACTTCCGTCAACGTTGCTGCGATCACTCCTTCCGGTGCTGCGGGCTTCTCCTATGTAGCTGGAACCTGCACTCCGGGCGCATATACCGCAGGGAATACCTGCAATTTCAATGTGAACTACACCCCCACCGCCGCTGGGTTGCAGAAGGGGGCCGTAAATTTCACTACCGCTACTGGCTCTAATATCGTCGTCGCGTCTCTTTCCGGCACCGGCATGGGCGTTGTACAGACCAGCGATCCCGGCACGATAAGCACGATCGGTAGCGGCCTCTTGAATCCTCAGGGGATCGCCGTCGATAGCGCGCAGAATGTTTACATCGCGGATGCAGCAGCTAATGCCGTATTCATGTATCCCGCAGGATCCAGCACTGGAACTTCAATTGGCTCGGGCCTCGTTGGGCCGACGTCTGTTGCACTCGATAATTCCGGAAATCTGTACATTGCAGATTCCGGTAACGGGCGCGTTGTACAGGTTCCTAATATTGCAGGTACGCTCACGACAAGCGCGCAAACCGTAATCATGAGCGGCCTCGGCACCGCGCTCGGCATCGCGACCGATCAGAACAGCAACCTGTATATCGCAGATAGCACCAACAACGAAGTGCTGCAACTTGGCGCGGTAGCAGGGATTCCCAGTTCCAGTGCGACCAGGCAGATGGGCTTATCCTCGACTACTTATAAGTCCATCTTTACTGCTCCTATCGCTGTGACAACCGATGGCGGCGGCAACCTGTTCGTCGCGGACACTTTAGCGAATACGGTGACGGAGATTACTTATTATGGCCAGCAGACCCTAAACATCGGTACGGGGTATTCACACCCATCGGGCCTGGCTACTGATGCTTCCGGCAGCCTCTATGTTGCTGACAGCGGTAATGGCCTTTTGCTCAAGATTCCTTTTGAGTCGCCGATTTTCAACACCAATGATGAATATGTGGTCGGTGGCGCAATCATCGCACCTTACGGTGTTGCGCTTGACCGCTTAGCCAATCTATACGTGGTGGACAGCGCGAACGCGGGCGCCTATGCGATCAACCGCGCGCAGGGCACGTTGCCATTAGGTCGCGGGAACATCAATGCGACGACCTCACAACTGAAGGGCTATATCGGCAACGCCGGTAATCAGCCGCTGATACTGGGTAATCCTGGCTACGTCGCAACAGGCGATACCACGGTGTTTACGATAACCTCGCCGCCGACTACCGGATGCGTGAACTCTGCCACAATCACCTCAGGTTTTGCCTGTTCTCTGTCCGCGAGCTTCAGCCCGACCGTGGTTGGCAACTACAGTGAGTTGTTGTCGTTCACGAGCAATGCCTCCAACACGGCCACTCCCAGCCTGACGCTGACCGGTACTGGTCTGAACCAATCCGTTACCACCATCGCTCTGGCGCAAACGAGTCCGTCCGGTACAGCGCCTTTCGGTCAGGCCGTCACCATCACTGCGACGATCAGTTCCACCAAGGCGGGTACACCTACCGGCGCTGTGGCGTTCTCCATCGATGGCGGACAGGCTAAGAATGTCCAACTGAGCGGCAATACAGCTCATATTACGCTGACTAATCTCACTGGCGGCAGTCACGTGATCTCCGCGAGCTACTCAGGAGATCTCCTGTTTGCCCCCAGCAACACTGTTCTCACTGTCGTGGTTGCCCAGGCAAGCAGCACGACGGTCATGACCACTACCGGCGGCAATCATAATCCGGATAGCGCTCGACCCGGAACGGCGTTGACGCTGATCGGCACGATTACGCCGGGAGCAAGCACGGTGCCGACCGGACAAGTCACATTCACGTTGAATGGCAAAGCATTGGCAGCTCCGGCTACGGTTGCGCCAGTCACCACAGTTACCGCTGGAGTGACTACCACCACGTACCAGGCCTCTATCTCGATATCCACACTGCCGGCAGGCTTGGACTCGATCGTTGCCACCTATAGCGGTGACGTCAATTATGTCTCTTCTACAGGTACGTTGGGCGTGACCATCACACCCATGACCTTTTCTCTGACCCCTGCAGTCGCCACGGTAACGGTATCTGCAGGGCAGACCATAACGACTCCGCTTCAGGTGGCTTCGCTCTCCGGCTTCCAGGGCTTCGTCGGTCTAAGCTGCACCGGCCTGCCGGCGAACGTGACGTGCGGGTTCAGTCCAAACAACTTCGTTCTGCAGCCGGACAACCTGATCACCGCAGAGCAGGATAAGAACGGAGTGACCGTCGTACCAGCAACCTATGGCCCGATGAACATCACCCTCAGCGTCATTACGGGCACAACGCCCGTCGTGCCGCAACCGCCAGTCGGTGCCTTGAAGCTTCCTCTGTTTGGGAAGAAGGTTCCGGTCAGTCTGGCGTTTCTGATGCTCTCGCCCATCGCACTCGCAGTGCGCCGCCACCGCGCATTGAAGCACTTACGCGGATCGCTCAGCCTGTGTCTGGCCTTGCTCGCATTGTTCGGCAGCATAACCATGTTTACCGGCTGCGGTTCGAACCTGGTCGGTGTAACGCCGCAGGGAACCTACACCGTAACGATACGGGCAGTGAGCTCGGCGACGGCTACCTACAAGGGCTCTTTCGCCCCGGGATGCAGTAACTCTCCCGCTGGCTCAGTTGATTCCTCTGGAGCTCCAACGGTCACCTGTGAGCAGGACACACAGTTGAGTCTCTCGGTGAAGCAATGA
- a CDS encoding TonB-dependent receptor has translation MKNYLRILSFCMALLATLFLYQPTSSWAQTTSASLSGVVSDTTGALIPQANVILRNTKSHDLRHTTSSGAGIFRFNAVPAGTYSVTISMKGFQTLVTRDIELHPNDNVSMSELHMKVGAEDVSVTVEANTDIATNGERSSLITAKDIQKLSTVGRDVSELLRTQAGFAVVQNGLDNASSSSAEVAGTYSGLSNYVGNGATANGASIISDGANVTDPGSGAGQTQTVNMDFVQEVKIETSNFGADTAKGPTVITAVGKSGGQAFHGNLRAYARTYQLNAQDWFQKFQNFGTIKDHYIYPGVEIGGPVLFPHSDFNKNRKLTFEFGAEDYVQRNVYAYGSLPKSLLEGLVPTKAMLNGDFSQQALADYLGVHVEDIYGTGNYGAGCTPNGLLSTYYHICASPSSNGGHLGPIDPGVSAILRAYYEPGCTGDLSTCPGPGPTKNFYNTQTLNLENPDSYQIRYRLDYSINDNNKLFFVYNGQFGTTSHIPESIYYSPGTSGQAYLGGADTPGKINAKSSSHLGSVNYTHVISSKMTNEIFAGLSAVKNSYASGNQSLLSKSTWGYPYQGIYPKATSQLPQIATYSAGDAILPFAITPDFSAGPYLSTKFLPSGGDNFSYVLRAHTLKFGVYAERDTANQTDLSPMTNGQISNYYMNNSNGTCDPSSFLRGGGASCGENYLADFFAGYVGTFTQQNFNAKTDLYYWTASWYATDSYKLTKKLTLDFGVRFDHLGPWQDKHGLGMATFFPNLYATDAKNTTNPDGSLFEPGVRWHGGNHATNNNAGFAGVPNSGVPSRWAFVSPRAGFALDAWGTGTTIIRGGWGMYRAHDSWNDFTGPAATAQGLVTSTVGGSPTQGSVSLAQVDQTGPGFRCDFSQQNGCPSIMLLDPSDNQQPLTQTYSFSVSQRFPFDSVFDIAYVGNQSKDLLTDNASTNAVQAQDLRDVNAIPIGSFFKPDPNPASSLFGQVPNLASFQQVQQNDYRKYPNYSHMGMPRHIAYANYNALQANWNRQRGRLNYGLNYTFSKALGVRGAFNNGMAGDPTNLRANYGPLAFDRTSIIGASYSYDMGERFHSGNRFLRGLANFWMVSGITNWQSGPNLQAVYAPNFNLQGYANSSYGGNRCAVGVASNLTTACQISNTMLLGTTDVMLQPVIRPGTGCLGGNPTGGLQKNQFINGNCFGLGPQGVNGPTSLGYIHGPAFFNSDLTLQKTFPLKESRNIQLRLAGFNFLNHPLTSFSSRYPREANLQFYDPDNVGFSGVQLVNSANPNGSCSDAGSQCFGYAGYKTGRRVVEIMARYTF, from the coding sequence ATGAAGAACTACCTTCGTATCTTGTCCTTCTGCATGGCGCTTTTGGCGACCCTGTTCCTCTATCAGCCGACGTCATCCTGGGCCCAGACGACGAGCGCATCGCTCAGTGGTGTCGTTTCCGATACGACGGGAGCTCTCATCCCACAGGCCAACGTGATACTTCGTAACACGAAGAGTCATGATCTTCGTCACACGACCAGCAGCGGTGCGGGCATCTTCCGATTCAATGCGGTACCTGCTGGTACGTATAGCGTCACGATCAGCATGAAAGGCTTCCAGACACTGGTGACGCGCGATATCGAGCTTCATCCAAACGATAACGTCAGCATGTCTGAGCTGCACATGAAGGTTGGTGCTGAAGATGTGAGCGTGACGGTGGAAGCGAATACCGATATCGCGACTAACGGCGAGCGCAGCTCGTTGATCACGGCCAAGGATATTCAGAAACTTTCGACTGTTGGCCGCGACGTCTCCGAACTGCTGCGCACGCAGGCGGGTTTCGCTGTCGTTCAGAATGGCCTGGACAACGCGAGTTCCAGTTCGGCGGAAGTTGCCGGCACCTATTCCGGTCTATCGAACTACGTTGGCAACGGAGCAACGGCCAACGGTGCAAGCATTATTTCGGATGGCGCCAATGTTACCGATCCCGGTAGCGGCGCTGGCCAGACTCAGACCGTCAACATGGACTTTGTCCAGGAAGTAAAAATCGAGACCTCCAACTTCGGTGCTGATACGGCCAAGGGGCCGACCGTCATCACGGCAGTAGGGAAGTCAGGTGGTCAGGCATTCCACGGTAATCTTCGCGCCTATGCGCGGACCTACCAGCTCAACGCGCAGGACTGGTTTCAGAAATTCCAGAACTTCGGCACCATCAAGGATCACTACATTTATCCCGGCGTTGAGATCGGCGGCCCGGTTCTATTTCCACACAGCGATTTCAATAAGAATCGCAAGTTGACGTTCGAGTTTGGAGCTGAAGACTACGTTCAGCGCAACGTCTACGCTTACGGCAGCTTACCGAAGAGTCTTCTGGAGGGCTTGGTTCCCACCAAGGCCATGCTCAACGGCGACTTTTCTCAGCAAGCCCTTGCAGATTACCTGGGAGTACATGTCGAGGACATTTACGGTACGGGCAACTACGGCGCAGGTTGCACACCCAATGGTCTGCTGTCCACCTATTACCATATTTGTGCCTCGCCGAGCAGCAACGGTGGGCACTTAGGCCCGATCGATCCCGGCGTCTCCGCCATTCTAAGGGCATACTATGAGCCAGGCTGCACAGGAGACCTCAGCACCTGCCCAGGTCCCGGACCGACAAAGAACTTCTACAACACACAAACCCTGAATTTGGAAAACCCGGACAGCTACCAGATCCGTTACCGTCTCGACTACAGCATCAACGACAATAACAAGCTGTTTTTCGTCTATAACGGTCAGTTCGGAACGACATCGCATATTCCGGAGTCGATATATTATTCGCCGGGAACAAGCGGTCAGGCATATCTTGGCGGAGCCGACACTCCGGGAAAGATTAATGCCAAATCATCTTCCCACCTTGGCAGCGTCAACTACACCCACGTCATTAGTTCGAAGATGACGAATGAGATATTTGCGGGTCTCTCAGCCGTAAAGAATTCCTATGCTTCCGGTAATCAAAGCTTACTGAGCAAAAGCACATGGGGCTATCCGTATCAGGGGATTTATCCAAAGGCAACCAGTCAATTGCCTCAGATAGCCACGTACTCGGCGGGTGATGCAATCCTTCCCTTTGCCATTACCCCGGATTTCAGCGCCGGGCCATATCTGTCGACAAAGTTCCTGCCGTCCGGTGGCGATAACTTCTCCTACGTCCTCCGCGCCCATACGCTGAAATTTGGCGTTTACGCCGAACGCGACACGGCCAATCAGACAGATCTCAGCCCAATGACCAATGGCCAGATATCGAACTATTACATGAATAATAGCAACGGTACTTGCGACCCCAGTTCGTTCCTCCGCGGAGGCGGTGCAAGCTGCGGTGAGAACTATTTGGCGGACTTCTTCGCTGGCTACGTTGGCACCTTTACGCAGCAAAACTTCAATGCGAAGACCGACCTCTATTATTGGACAGCATCCTGGTATGCGACGGACAGCTATAAGCTAACCAAAAAACTGACGCTCGACTTCGGTGTACGCTTCGATCACCTTGGTCCCTGGCAGGACAAGCATGGATTGGGAATGGCGACCTTCTTCCCCAATCTGTACGCTACAGACGCCAAGAACACCACCAATCCGGATGGAAGCCTGTTCGAGCCGGGCGTTCGATGGCACGGCGGAAATCATGCCACAAACAACAATGCAGGCTTCGCAGGCGTACCGAACTCAGGTGTTCCTTCCCGTTGGGCTTTCGTATCACCGCGCGCAGGTTTTGCATTGGATGCCTGGGGCACAGGAACTACGATCATCCGCGGTGGCTGGGGCATGTATCGCGCCCATGACTCCTGGAATGACTTCACCGGGCCGGCAGCCACTGCTCAGGGCCTTGTAACGTCAACCGTGGGAGGCAGCCCAACTCAGGGCTCAGTTTCACTTGCGCAAGTCGACCAAACAGGCCCGGGCTTCCGCTGCGATTTCAGCCAGCAAAACGGCTGCCCTAGCATCATGCTTCTGGATCCGAGCGACAACCAACAACCTCTGACGCAGACCTACAGCTTCTCGGTGTCTCAGAGATTTCCTTTCGACTCTGTCTTCGATATCGCTTATGTCGGCAACCAGAGCAAAGATCTCCTTACCGACAACGCTTCGACCAACGCCGTGCAAGCCCAGGATCTGCGGGACGTCAATGCCATTCCGATTGGTTCCTTCTTCAAACCGGATCCAAACCCAGCCTCGTCGCTGTTCGGCCAGGTTCCAAATTTGGCAAGCTTCCAGCAAGTCCAGCAGAACGACTACCGCAAATACCCAAACTACAGCCACATGGGCATGCCGCGCCATATCGCTTATGCCAACTACAACGCGCTCCAAGCGAACTGGAACCGGCAGAGAGGCCGTCTGAACTATGGTCTGAACTATACGTTCAGCAAAGCGCTCGGCGTCCGCGGCGCGTTCAACAATGGCATGGCCGGCGATCCAACAAACCTGCGGGCAAATTATGGTCCCCTTGCCTTTGACCGTACCAGCATCATTGGCGCCAGTTACTCCTACGATATGGGCGAGCGGTTCCATTCCGGCAACCGATTCCTGCGTGGCCTGGCTAACTTCTGGATGGTTTCGGGTATCACGAACTGGCAGAGTGGACCGAATCTTCAGGCTGTCTATGCCCCAAACTTCAACCTCCAGGGTTATGCGAATAGCTCATACGGTGGTAACCGTTGTGCGGTTGGTGTGGCATCGAATCTAACGACCGCATGCCAAATCAGCAACACTATGTTGTTAGGCACTACAGATGTAATGTTGCAGCCGGTAATTCGCCCTGGCACAGGCTGTCTGGGTGGTAATCCCACTGGTGGACTACAGAAAAATCAGTTCATCAACGGCAACTGCTTCGGCCTGGGACCTCAGGGCGTAAACGGCCCAACGAGCCTCGGTTATATTCATGGACCAGCGTTCTTCAACAGCGATCTGACGTTGCAGAAGACTTTTCCTTTGAAGGAGAGTCGGAATATACAGCTCCGTCTTGCGGGTTTCAATTTTCTGAATCACCCGCTGACCAGCTTCAGCTCGCGCTACCCGAGAGAAGCCAACTTGCAGTTCTATGATCCGGATAATGTCGGATTTTCAGGAGTGCAATTGGTCAATAGCGCCAACCCCAACGGGAGCTGTAGCGATGCTGGATCGCAATGCTTCGGCTATGCTGGATATAAGACGGGCCGACGCGTAGTGGAGATCATGGCGAGGTATACCTTCTGA
- a CDS encoding ROK family protein encodes MRIQALLSGQNGLPHPERVLGVRRIDLSSAQLASSENARDINRDIVLELIRFRQPVSRVELARFSGLQPSTISIIVEQLISERWVREGAVVRRSRGRPSTMLEVNDFLVTFALDIRPDRAILAVVDLTGRFLSRETVMTVSDPELALKHIIEKMRLLQDRHVDKSFEGIGVSVPGRVHPETQRLLLAPNLHWQGFDIKSALEEGLNLQVEIDNDANACLLSEAWSGRLAGVSNAVLVAVSEGIGTAILSGGQLHSGYNGLAGEFGHIPIDLAGPVCGCGQRGCWEMAGSSRAALQSYRELSPDNPSIDIYGLLRLAEENDPIAIEAVTRQAHAIGRGLRLITAALSPELILITGEITSVWPRFGSIIQRELELAVLAGPPPRLETAGDGESARLRGAAAILLQQHASYHRSTHYPRNERRLPSDAIPVLR; translated from the coding sequence ATGAGGATACAAGCGTTGCTTTCAGGACAAAACGGTTTGCCGCACCCGGAAAGAGTGCTTGGGGTCAGACGGATTGACCTCTCCTCTGCGCAACTCGCCTCCAGCGAAAATGCGCGCGACATCAATAGAGACATCGTTCTGGAGTTGATCCGTTTCAGACAACCGGTATCACGCGTGGAACTCGCGCGGTTTTCGGGATTGCAGCCAAGCACAATCTCAATCATCGTTGAGCAGCTTATCTCCGAGCGGTGGGTGCGCGAGGGAGCAGTCGTTCGCCGTTCGCGCGGCCGCCCTTCAACCATGCTGGAAGTAAATGATTTTCTCGTGACGTTTGCTCTCGACATTCGTCCCGACCGCGCTATCCTTGCCGTCGTTGATCTCACTGGCAGGTTTCTTTCTCGCGAAACGGTCATGACCGTATCCGATCCGGAGCTCGCGCTCAAGCACATCATCGAGAAGATGCGGCTGTTGCAGGATCGGCATGTCGACAAATCCTTTGAGGGAATTGGCGTAAGTGTTCCGGGTCGAGTTCATCCAGAGACTCAGCGCCTTCTTCTGGCGCCCAATCTTCATTGGCAAGGCTTCGACATCAAGTCTGCTCTGGAAGAAGGATTGAATCTGCAGGTGGAGATTGATAATGACGCCAATGCCTGCTTGTTATCCGAAGCCTGGTCCGGTCGGCTGGCAGGCGTTTCCAATGCGGTTCTTGTCGCGGTCTCCGAAGGCATCGGCACGGCGATTCTCTCCGGTGGGCAACTGCATTCGGGGTACAACGGGCTCGCCGGTGAGTTCGGGCATATTCCGATTGATTTGGCAGGTCCAGTATGTGGCTGCGGCCAGCGAGGTTGCTGGGAGATGGCTGGATCGTCGCGCGCCGCACTGCAGTCTTATCGTGAACTCTCTCCGGACAATCCCTCAATCGATATCTACGGCCTGCTGCGGCTCGCTGAAGAGAATGACCCGATTGCGATTGAGGCAGTCACTCGTCAGGCTCATGCCATCGGTCGCGGCCTTCGTCTTATCACCGCAGCTCTTTCACCCGAACTCATCTTGATCACTGGCGAAATCACGTCCGTATGGCCGCGATTTGGATCGATCATTCAGCGCGAGTTGGAGCTTGCGGTGCTGGCCGGTCCTCCACCACGATTGGAGACGGCTGGTGACGGCGAATCGGCTCGACTCCGCGGTGCTGCTGCCATTTTGTTGCAGCAGCATGCAAGCTACCACCGCTCAACGCACTATCCGCGAAATGAGCGTCGTCTACCGTCTGACGCCATTCCCGTATTGCGCTAA